The Strix aluco isolate bStrAlu1 chromosome Z, bStrAlu1.hap1, whole genome shotgun sequence genome contains a region encoding:
- the ZBTB5 gene encoding zinc finger and BTB domain-containing protein 5 codes for MDFPGHFEQIFQQLNYQRLHGQLCDCVIVVGNRHFKAHRSVLAACSTHFRALFTVAEGDQTMNMIQLDSEVVTAEAFAALIDMMYTSTLMLGESNVMDVLLAASHLHLNSVVKACKHYLTTRTLPMSPPSDRVQEQNARMQRSFMLQQLGLSIVSSALNSTQSAEEQPNAMSSSMRTNIEQRTTFPIRRLHKRKQSSEERARQRIRPAMDESVSDVAAESGQSVVHSREDFFSPDSLKIVDNSKADAVADNQEDNTIMFDQSFSAQEDAQVPSQSDNSGGNISQMSMASQATQVETSFDQEAASEKNNFPCENPEVSLNEKEHMRVVVKSEPLSSPEPQDEVSDVTSQAEGSESVEVEGGVVSAEKIELSPESSDRSFSDPQSSTDRVGDIHIMEVSNNLEHKSTFSISNFLNKSRGGGFSASQNSDDNIPNTTSDCRMDSDTSYLMGPESGPAGGHSSAAVSHVENPFSEPADSHFVRPMQDVMGLPCVQTSGYRAAEQFSMDFPRSGLGLHSLSRAMMGSVRGGASSFPGYRRIAPKMPVVTSVRSSQLQDNSSSSQLIMNGTTSFENGHPSQPGPPQLTRASADVLSKCKKALSEHNVLVVEGARKYACKICCKTFLTLTDCKKHIRVHTGEKPYACLKCGKRFSQSSHLYKHSKTTCLRWQSSNLPSTLL; via the coding sequence ATGGATTTTCCAGGACACTTCGAGCAAATCTTTCAGCAGCTCAACTACCAGAGGCTTCATGGCCAGCTCTGCGACTGTGTCATCGTGGTGGGGAACAGGCATTTCAAAGCCCATCGCTCGGTTTTGGCAGCGTGTAGCACGCATTTCCGAGCTCTCTTTACTGTAGCAGAGGGAGATCAGACCATGAATATGATTCAGCTGGACAGTGAGGTGGTGACGGCGGAAGCGTTTGCTGCGCTGATAGACATGATGTATACTTCCACACTAATGCTTGGGGAGAGCAATGTTATGGATGTCTTGCTGGCTGCTTCTCACTTACATTTGAACTCTGTGGTTAAGGCATGCAAACACTACCTTACTACCAGGACGCTGCCCATGTCTCCTCCCAGTGATCGAGTTCAGGAGCAAAACGCGCGCATGCAGAGGTCTTTCATGCTCCAGCAGCTTGGCCTGAGCATCGTGAGCTCTGCCTTGAACTCCACTCAGAGTGCAGAGGAACAGCCAAATGCTATGAGCTCTTCGATGAGAACTAACATCGAGCAGCGCACTACTTTCCCTATCCGTCGCCTCCACAAACGCAAACAGTCTTCTGAAGAGCGGGCCAGGCAGCGCATCAGGCCTGCCATGGACGAGTCCGTGTCCGATGTGGCCGCAGAGAGTGGGCAGTCAGTCGTTCATTCACGGGAAGATTTCTTCTCGCCAGATTCACTGAAGATCGTGGACAACTCCAAGGCTGATGCTGTTGCTGACAACCAGGAGGATAATACTATTATGTTCGATCAGTCTTTCAGTGCTCAGGAGGATGCTCAAGTGCCCAGCCAGTCCGACAACAGCGGAGGAAACATTTCACAGATGTCCATGGCATCCCAGGCCACCCAGGTGGAAACCAGCTTTGACCAGGAGGCTGCTTCTGAGAAGAACAACTTCCCGTGTGAGAATCCCGAGGTCAGCCTGAATGAGAAGGAGCACATGAGGGTGGTGGTGAAGTCTGAGCCCCTGAGCTCCCCTGAGCCTCAGGACGAGGTGAGCGACGTCACTTCCCAGGCGGAGGGCAGTGAGTCGGTTGAAGTGGAAGGAGGAGTCGTGAGCGCAGAGAAGATAGAGCTGAGTCCTGAGAGCAGTGACCGTAGCTTTTCTGACCCGCAGTCCAGTACTGACAGGGTGGGAGACATCCATATTATGGAGGTGTCAAACAACCTGGAACACAAGTCTACTTTCAGCATCTcaaattttctaaataaaagcagAGGTGGTGGCTTCAGTGCTAGTCAAAACAGCGATGACAACATTCCAAACACCACCAGTGACTGCAGAATGGACAGTGACACCTCTTACCTGATGGGTCCGGAGTCAGGGCCTGCTGGCGGCCATTCATCCGCCGCCGTCTCCCATGTCGAGAACCCCTTCAGCGAGCCCGCAGACTCCCATTTCGTTAGGCCGATGCAAGACGTGATGGGTCTCCCCTGCGTGCAGACTTCTGGGTACCGGGCGGCGGAACAGTTCAGCATGGATTTTCCACGCTCGGGCCTGGGCTTGCACTCCCTGTCAAGGGCAATGATGGGCTCGGTCAGAGGTGGAGCCAGCAGCTTCCCCGGCTACCGCCGCATAGCCCCCAAAATGCCTGTGGTGACCTCTGTCAGGAGCTCCCAGCTGCAGGATAACTCATCCAGCTCCCAGCTGATCATGAACGGGACCACTTCTTTTGAAAACGGGCACCCGTCGCAGCCTGGCCCACCGCAGCTGACGAGGGCATCGGCAGACGTCCTCTCCAAGTGCAAGAAGGCCTTGTCGGAGCACAACGTCTTGGTTGTGGAGGGCGCGCGCAAGTACGCCTGCAAGATCTGCTGCAAGACGTTCCTGACCTTGACGGACTGCAAGAAGCACATCCGCGTGCACACAGGGGAAAAGCCTTACGCCTGCCTGAAGTGCGGCAAGCGGTTCAGCCAGTCCAGCCACCTGTACAAACACTCCAAGACAACCTGCCTGCGGTGGCAGAGCAGCAATCTGCCCAGCACTTTGCTCTAA